In Canis lupus familiaris isolate Mischka breed German Shepherd chromosome 15, alternate assembly UU_Cfam_GSD_1.0, whole genome shotgun sequence, the genomic stretch tctattttgtttattaaattccacataagagtgagaTCATAATtgtctctggttgacttattttgcttagtataataccctctagttccattcatgtcattgcaaatggcaagatttattattattttttttgatggctgagtataCAAGATATTcccttgtatgtatatataccacatcttctttatccattcatctgttgatggacattggagctctttccatagtttggctattgtggacattgctactataaacactggggtgcaggtgcccctttggatcactacatttgtatctatggggtaaattcctagtagggcaattgctgggttgtagggtagctctatttttaactttttgaggaacctccatactgttttccagagtggctgcatcagcttgcaCTCCCAGCTTATTTCTAACTTCACTTAATCATTTCAACTTTTAAAGTAGTAGAGTTCAAATCAATGGCTGTCACTGGATACATCATGTTAAAAATGCATTGCTTCAAACTAAAACTCTTTTAAATATTGCcagtgggagtgtaaattggtataaccacCTTGGGAAAACTTTGGCGGTATCCACTAAATCTCATTATGTATACAGCCTATCATCCCCCCAGAGTGTGACACTATCTTATGGCAGAAAGTGtgcaaatagagaaaacaaagagaataaaaagaggtCAACCTAATATAGAGATAACCTAATAAAAAGAGGGCAACCTAATATAGAGATTATTAAGGATTATCCTACTTTAATATTGTTTTGTAGTAggcttattttatataataatgtattgtgaaccattttcatttaatagacattcattaatatttttaaaagtctgcttaTACTCTTATAACATGGTTTCACATGGGTTCACTCTTATAATATGGCTGTCTTGGTGGATACTTAGCATATTTCTTTTCACTACACTTAAATGACACTGTGATGGACATtcttatatataaagttttagcaaatatttgaatattagataaatttctagaagtaaaatttctggtttgaaaagtataaacattttgaatatttagaTCTACATTTCTAAAAATTGCTGTGACTTCCTTCAGTATGGTATGATATTGTCCAACATCCAACAAtattatttctatgatttttctgATCTTGCcaaatttataagtaaaaaataattgtttctcaTTGGccatttgtgctttttaaaattttattttttagaattctctgttattttgactatttttctattgatacatctcatttgaaataattttttataaggaGTAGCAACAAAAATTCTTTGCTTATTacatatgttgtatttttttgttttattacaaacttttcatattttaaactcCTTTCTCAAATTAGTAAACTCTGATACCTTGGTTTGTCTCCTTAAGGAAGTAGATAGAACTCAGGAGAAACTACTATAACATGGATTTGATGTTTAGATGTACTGTAAAATAATCACAACAGTTCTAGTTATCATCTATCATCATACAaaattaatagaatattattGACTGCATTTCCCCTGCTGTATAATACTTCCCtatgacttatttgttttataactggatgTTTGgacctcttgttctctttcacccattttatCCCCCATCTCTACGCCCTGCtcctctggcaactatcagtctgttctctatatccatgagtctgattttttttttttttttttttttttttagagtttattttagagagactgtgagtggggaggggcagagcagggaggaAGACTCTGAatcagactttgcactgagcatggagccggacATGGCGCTTGATGCTACcactgacctgagctgaaatcaagagctggaggcttatctaactgagccacccaggcgtccctgttttgttttctaaaattccccatgtaagtgaaatcatatggtatttgcatttctctgacttatttcacatagtataatactctcaaggttcatctgtgttgtcacaagtggcaagatttcattctttttttatgactaatattccattgtttttatatttttatttcatgccctttctttcctgttttcatttccttctcctttactTTTAGTAAGACTTATTTCCTCTAAAACAGTGACCCTGTTTCCTCCCCAGAGGGCATAGTAGATAGGTATGAAACTCATTTTTGTAGAGAGGGAGTTAACATTCTTAACCGTTGCTGTTTATCAGGTACTGTGCTAGATACTTCACTGCATTAATTCATGTTATCCTTAACACAACTCTAATGAGTTAAGTATTTCCTTCATTTGATAAAGTGAGGAACTTGAAGATTGTTCAAAttatgtgttctttcttttctgtcttccctttggccttttttttttttcacattaacgTTCTTAGTTTATTAATCCTCTCATGAAAAATCTGCACAATCACTACAGATAAAGCCACTGCAGAATCTTTACTCCTTCTGTTGTCCAATCTCCAGCTCACTTTTTGCCAGCACCAACGTTGGCTTTTGCAGATCCCCtgactttcttcattctgtttttgcGTTCTTTGCGCTGTTTTCttgaagtctttttcttctcatacagGCCATGTCTTGCAAGTCtatgtttgggttcatttttctttgcataatcCAAGGAATCATAAATCACCCCAAAGCCAGTTGTCTTGCCACCACCAAAATGGGTTCTGAATCCAAATACAAATATGACATCTGGTGTGGTCTTGTACATTTTGGCTAGTTTTTCCCGAATTTCTGTCTTAGGTACTGTTGCCTTCCCGGGATGAAGAACATCAATGACCATCTGTTTCCGCTGAAGCAGTCGGTTGGTCATGAACTTCCTGGTCCAGATAGTTACTGTGTCATTCATGATGGCGGCCGAGCTTCAAGCAGCTGAGGAGAAAAGCCTCTCTGGCCTTCTTGATTTTTATACCCAGTCTG encodes the following:
- the LOC111090092 gene encoding 40S ribosomal protein S24-like: MNDTVTIWTRKFMTNRLLQRKQMVIDVLHPGKATVPKTEIREKLAKMYKTTPDVIFVFGFRTHFGGGKTTGFGVIYDSLDYAKKNEPKHRLARHGLYEKKKTSRKQRKERKNRMKKVRGSAKANVGAGKK